Below is a genomic region from Sander vitreus isolate 19-12246 chromosome 15, sanVit1, whole genome shotgun sequence.
AAAACTAATCCAGGTAACGTTAGGTGACAGTTGTGGCTCGTAGTGAGACACTACAGGTTAGTTGCCTCTTTACTTTGTGCAGCCATCACAGGACAGCTAAATCTGTGCAGCAGCTCCTGATGTGACCACACTGCAAAGTTGAGCTTTAAAGGGGTGGTGGGATGTGCAACGATCTTAAAGGGGATGGACAAGTGAGCAAGacgtaggcctacattaaacacaaaaggCAAATGTTATATTACATATTTCTCTAAATTGCTAATGAAATTAAGTGTTATAGATGGTTGTAATGCACCCAAGTTCCAAATGAGGATTCATTTTCAGGGTCAGAGGTAACTTTATTGGATATTTTACAAAGGGTGGTAAGGCAACTCAGAGTTGAGAATCAGAACAAAtatagcttcttcttttttttcttttctttacagtgcATCAATATAATAACTTTGTCATataagtggactgttcctaaacttcacaaccgagaaaatctaaatttaaaaaggtcccctccagacacacacacacacgaaatgtatggtcacactcacacactttttttattttatttttttttccatctccaTTTCTTCTCTTACGATCTCACCTACATAAACCATTTTAATGTGAAAGTAGGAATGTTTTGCatcatttttcagtttcttCATTCAGGTTTTCACACCAGTGTTGACGTTAAGCCTTCATCTGGCAGATGGAGAGCTCTAGAGTTTGGCCCCCGAGCCTAGCCTTTCTACCTGGATAGTTAAGGAGGCAGCTGCAGGGTCATCAACAAGCCAGAACAGCTCGCCGTTAGTCGGGACAACACGGGCCGCTGGAAACGCTGGACCCTCTCTACCCTCTAGCACTTCCTGCAAGAAACACAACATTGTTACATAACTTAGTATGAACCATATTTCTGCTAGGCCAGTGGGTCATAAAACTGCTGATCAGATTATTGTTTTTAGTCATCTGTAACAGAATACAGGCATACATTTGTGCTAAAGTTCATGTTCCTTTCacttttttagtttatttttagtCCTGACATGGTTTTCAGCTAGGCACTGCCTATCTATAATTGTAACTGCCGAGTCATATAATTGGACCTGCAGAGTCTATCTCAGTGATTTTGTGcatggtttttgtttttgaattactcattttttttctctatctAATAACAAATGGGTTTTGTGTCTAAAATGATTGATTGTGCCATGGAAACAGGAGACTTTTAGGATTATGAATATGAAATGTGTTCAATGAAAGACTATATAGAaaatatacttttaaaacgggTGCTTTGCTTCCTCCTGTTGATACAAAAGCCACACAGCGTGCAGAGTTCACCACTGGAAAGGTCATAGTTACGCGCTGTGGCGGTGGTTTGGGAGAGTCGCTGATGGGGGCCACAATCTTCTTGGTTTCCTGAATACGGGGTACACCAAAACCCAATCATTATTATGTGAACTGTATAGCCATAAAAGTGTGAGAACCACAACCCAAGACTATACTGCAACTGTCAAATATACGATAGAACATGAGGAAGATTGCCACACAGAGGTGTAACAAGGGATGACAGTGCAAACCACAAATTTCAAGTTGTGCTTGAAACAAAACCAATGATCCATAACTGGTCATGGGAGTGTCTTGAAAAATGCAGGCAAAACACACATTGTTCTTCTAGACTAGCAAAACAGGGACCACATCAAAGTGTAAACCCCAAAATGCCTGCAGACCTTACTTAGCATGGCTGTCagaattaaattattaaattaaataatgtgtttcatatGCTTACTGTAGAAAACAAAATTCATAGTTCTACAACTGAGAGGTATGATTTACAGAAAAATATGCAGAATGGCCAGAGCTTTGCAATTTAATGACCAGTGTCAAATGAGTCCAACATGATTTTACATGTGGATTTATGTTTTTAGAATTATGACAGTACAAAACATATGaaacttgtgttttttaattaaatataataaatgtattCCAAACAAAGCTTTGATGCATAATTGGTTTAATCAACTGAATCCTCTTAAGATGTGTATGGTGAAGAATCAGAGAAGGGGTGTCTTTCTGCACTCAAGACAAGACTGTGACAGACATACAGTCAGACATTACAAATTCTGCCTGTTCTGACAGTTTCACTAAAGTATTGCCCTCACCTCCAGGAGAGGGTGGTCTGGGAAGAGGGAACAGGTGTGTCCATCAGGTCCCATACCCAGCAGTAACAGGTCAAACACTGGGAAGTCACCATCTGGGAAGGCCTGTGTATTTGAAAGTAGCAAAACAAAAACGGTAAACATTCtgcaaatatattaaaatgtaaaagaacaTGCATGGGTGACACAGTCACAGAACAGTAAAGATGCCTGCACCTCCTTCAATTTGCGGGTATAATCCTCAGCACACTCGTTGACTGCCAGAGAGGAGTCAATGGTTAAGATCCCACTGTCAGGGATGTTGACCTTGGAAAACAACTGaccctggatggaaacaaaggCTTATAGTTGACCCCAATGTAATAGAATACCATAGATTAATCAAGGTAACTTTATTGTCCCTGAGGGGCAATTGTTTgtacagcagacagacataagGACAAGACACACAACAATACAGCAAGACATGAAATACCCACCGTATCTAAAACACAatggtaaataaatacatttaaaacagttcATTAATGTAACCAGgacacatgcaaacaaacacgCTCCCGAACAGATACCTTGTACAGCCCATAGGTGCTCTCAGGATCATCGAAGGAAACCAGTCGCTCGTCACAGAAAGCAACCACCCACTTGCTGCAGTCCAGGTCTGGCAGGGCGGGCAGCTCTTTGCTGAGCATGGACACAAGACTTCCTCCAGAGAGCCCCAGAGTGAACCGGCCATGAGAGATGATGGCCTTCTCAGCCCGAGATGTCACCAGTTGGGCCAGCACCGGTCCAAGCTCCGCTGAGGAGGGGAAGACCACAACTCTTCTGCCAGCCATGAGAGAGTTTTCTGAATAAAGTTGTTCCTGGGTAGTacagaaagcgagagagagagagagaaaaagcaatATATAAGGAAGTCAATTACAACACCGTTTTGCAAGTCATCATGATGTGTCTGTAAAAATCAGCTACATAAACTGTTTGTATAATAAAGCCCTACTTTTAAAAATAGTTTGGTTAGATT
It encodes:
- the pgls gene encoding 6-phosphogluconolactonase, which translates into the protein MAGRRVVVFPSSAELGPVLAQLVTSRAEKAIISHGRFTLGLSGGSLVSMLSKELPALPDLDCSKWVVAFCDERLVSFDDPESTYGLYKGQLFSKVNIPDSGILTIDSSLAVNECAEDYTRKLKEAFPDGDFPVFDLLLLGMGPDGHTCSLFPDHPLLEETKKIVAPISDSPKPPPQRVTMTFPVVNSARCVAFVSTGGSKAPVLKEVLEGREGPAFPAARVVPTNGELFWLVDDPAAASLTIQVERLGSGAKL